From a single Streptomyces sp. NBC_01264 genomic region:
- a CDS encoding TetR/AcrR family transcriptional regulator: protein MVTPADPGTARTSVWLAVRQAAPARRRSEAPAGLDRERITAAAVRLLDAEGLARFSMRRLAAGLGVTAMSLYWYVDTKHDLLELALDSALGELGERQEPAGPPVVGWPGRLRSLARGYRRLLADHPWVAPLTAAYPNIGPHAQAFDAALHRVLDATGLPDATRAGARLAVFQFLHGCGGTVRRPPEGEFCLALDVLIAGIQAHTAYTAYTAHTADPAPAAP from the coding sequence ATGGTCACTCCGGCCGATCCCGGTACGGCCCGGACCAGCGTCTGGCTGGCGGTACGGCAGGCCGCACCCGCCCGGCGCCGCAGTGAGGCCCCCGCCGGACTGGACCGGGAACGCATCACGGCCGCGGCGGTACGGCTGCTGGACGCCGAGGGGCTGGCCCGGTTCTCCATGAGGCGGCTCGCCGCCGGGCTCGGGGTCACCGCGATGTCCCTGTACTGGTACGTCGACACCAAGCACGATCTGCTCGAACTCGCCCTGGACAGCGCTTTGGGGGAGCTCGGTGAACGACAGGAGCCGGCCGGGCCGCCCGTGGTGGGCTGGCCCGGCCGGCTCCGTTCGCTGGCCCGGGGCTACCGCCGGCTGCTCGCGGACCACCCGTGGGTGGCTCCGCTCACCGCCGCGTACCCGAACATCGGCCCGCACGCGCAGGCCTTCGACGCCGCCCTGCACCGGGTACTGGACGCCACGGGCCTGCCGGACGCCACCCGTGCCGGGGCCCGGCTGGCCGTCTTCCAGTTCCTGCACGGCTGCGGTGGCACGGTCCGGCGGCCGCCCGAAGGGGAGTTCTGTCTGGCGCTCGACGTCCTGATCGCCGGGATCCAGGCGCACACCGCGTACACCGCGTACACCGCGCACACCGCGGACCCCGCGCCCGCAGCCCCGTAG
- a CDS encoding sensor histidine kinase: protein MALIAVVGAAISTVTTVALRSYLVDKVDEQLRFSVEMASRPGAGKAPRENNLGVVLGPGSPLGAVGVRLDAAGKTVDSVRSQRSAALGGSGAGAGAGSGSDGHPPLTAEQASALAGAAHKAADGRPGDPVELHLPGLGGYRVLAAPVGSNSSVGSTGSNGSIVLGFPLNEVDSTVHTLIAVEVFVTLAGLIAASLAGQALVGVALRPLRRVAATATRVSELTLHSGEPALHERVPDAEADPRTEVGQVGAALNRMLGHVSSALTARQQSETRVRQFVADASHELRTPLASIRGYAELTRRGREEPGPDTRHALGRIESEATRMTGLVEDLLLLARLDAGRPLSTCDTDLAPLVVDAVSDARAAGHDHHWRLELPEEPALVHADPARIQQVLVNLLANARTHTPPGTTVTAHVSRETSLVRLRIEDDGPGIPPELLPHVFERFARGDASRSRSAGSTGLGLAIVAAVVAAHGGHVDVRSAPGHTSFEVLLPLAHPAAPAPAQPYSQTGHRVSTQR from the coding sequence GTGGCCCTCATCGCCGTCGTCGGCGCGGCCATCAGCACCGTCACCACCGTCGCTCTGCGCTCGTACCTGGTCGACAAGGTCGACGAACAGCTGCGCTTCTCCGTCGAGATGGCGAGCCGCCCGGGCGCGGGCAAGGCCCCCCGGGAGAACAACCTCGGCGTCGTCCTGGGACCCGGATCCCCGCTGGGGGCCGTCGGGGTCCGCCTCGACGCCGCGGGCAAGACCGTCGACAGCGTCCGCAGCCAGCGCAGTGCCGCCCTCGGAGGCTCCGGGGCCGGGGCCGGGGCCGGATCCGGATCCGACGGCCACCCTCCCCTCACCGCGGAGCAGGCCTCCGCCCTCGCCGGGGCCGCCCACAAGGCCGCCGACGGCCGTCCCGGGGACCCGGTCGAACTGCACCTGCCCGGCCTCGGCGGCTACCGGGTGCTGGCCGCGCCCGTCGGCAGCAACAGCAGCGTCGGCAGCACCGGCAGCAACGGCAGCATCGTGCTCGGCTTCCCGCTCAACGAGGTCGACTCCACCGTGCACACCCTGATCGCGGTGGAGGTCTTCGTCACCCTCGCCGGACTGATCGCGGCCTCCCTCGCCGGACAGGCCCTGGTCGGTGTCGCCCTGCGCCCGCTGCGCCGCGTCGCCGCCACCGCCACCCGGGTCTCCGAACTCACCCTGCACAGCGGAGAGCCCGCTCTCCACGAGCGGGTCCCCGACGCCGAGGCCGATCCCCGTACCGAGGTCGGGCAGGTCGGCGCCGCCCTCAACCGGATGCTGGGCCACGTCTCCTCGGCCCTGACCGCACGCCAGCAGAGCGAGACCCGGGTCCGCCAGTTCGTCGCCGACGCCAGCCACGAGCTGCGCACCCCGCTGGCCTCGATCCGCGGGTACGCCGAACTGACCCGCCGGGGCCGCGAGGAGCCCGGCCCCGACACCCGGCACGCCCTCGGGCGGATCGAGTCCGAAGCCACCCGGATGACCGGTCTGGTGGAGGACCTGCTGCTGCTCGCCCGGCTCGACGCGGGCCGCCCGTTGTCCACCTGCGACACGGACCTGGCCCCGCTGGTCGTGGACGCCGTCAGCGACGCCCGGGCCGCCGGCCACGACCACCACTGGCGCCTGGAACTGCCCGAGGAGCCCGCGCTGGTCCACGCCGACCCGGCGCGGATCCAGCAGGTGCTGGTGAATCTGCTGGCCAACGCCCGGACGCACACCCCGCCCGGCACCACCGTCACGGCGCATGTTTCACGTGAAACATCCCTCGTCCGGCTCCGGATCGAGGACGACGGCCCCGGCATTCCGCCCGAGCTGCTGCCCCACGTCTTCGAGCGCTTCGCCCGCGGCGACGCCTCGCGCTCCCGCTCGGCGGGCTCCACCGGCCTCGGCCTGGCCATCGTGGCCGCCGTGGTCGCGGCCCACGGCGGCCACGTCGACGTCCGCAGCGCCCCCGGCCACACCTCCTTCGAGGTCCTGCTGCCCCTGGCCCACCCCGCCGCCCCCGCTCCCGCGCAGCCGTACTCACAGACGGGCCACAGGGTCAGCACACAGCGGTGA
- a CDS encoding antibiotic biosynthesis monooxygenase family protein: MSIQPVQAFEPPYVMSVFTSVRTAESSGYPETLDRMSELVSGNPGFLGYESARTPGGLGITVAYFRDHESMALWRKDMEHQAAMKQGRADWYESYTLHVATVERSHGFVREDG, from the coding sequence ATGAGTATCCAGCCCGTACAGGCCTTCGAACCTCCTTATGTCATGAGCGTGTTCACCAGTGTCCGGACCGCCGAGAGCAGCGGATACCCCGAGACGCTCGACCGGATGAGCGAGCTCGTCAGCGGCAATCCGGGTTTCCTCGGCTACGAGTCCGCGCGCACCCCCGGCGGGCTCGGCATCACCGTCGCGTACTTCCGCGACCACGAGTCCATGGCCCTCTGGCGCAAGGACATGGAGCACCAGGCGGCGATGAAGCAGGGCCGCGCCGACTGGTACGAGAGCTACACGCTGCACGTCGCGACGGTCGAGCGGAGCCACGGCTTTGTCCGCGAAGACGGCTGA
- a CDS encoding amidohydrolase family protein, whose amino-acid sequence MSAKTAEAVRAFRERLGVPGLVDVHTHFMPERVLDKVWDYFDAVGPLTGVEWPITYRHEEEQRVALLREFGVRAFTAMLYPHKPAMAAWLNSWSADFAARTPDCLHTATFFPEDGVREYVGQAVAAGARVFKAHLQVGGYDPTDDRLDPVWGLLAEAGIPTVVHCGSGPVPGKHTGPEPIARLLARHPGLPLIVAHMGMPEYADFLDLADRYSEVRLDTTMAFTDFSEQFSGFPPQDRGRLADLGDRILLGTDFPNIPYPYEHQLEALERLGLGDDWLRAVCHDNAARLFHLG is encoded by the coding sequence TTGTCCGCGAAGACGGCTGAGGCCGTCCGGGCGTTCCGGGAACGGCTCGGGGTGCCCGGGCTGGTCGACGTACACACGCACTTCATGCCGGAGCGCGTGCTGGACAAGGTGTGGGACTACTTCGACGCGGTCGGCCCGCTGACCGGAGTTGAGTGGCCCATCACCTACCGGCACGAGGAGGAGCAGCGGGTCGCGCTGCTCCGGGAATTCGGGGTCCGGGCCTTCACCGCCATGCTGTACCCGCACAAGCCCGCCATGGCCGCCTGGCTCAACTCCTGGTCCGCGGACTTCGCCGCGCGCACCCCCGACTGCCTGCACACCGCGACCTTCTTCCCGGAGGACGGGGTGCGGGAGTACGTCGGCCAGGCCGTCGCCGCGGGGGCCCGGGTCTTCAAGGCGCACCTCCAGGTGGGCGGGTACGACCCGACCGACGACCGCCTCGACCCGGTGTGGGGGCTCCTCGCCGAGGCGGGGATCCCGACGGTCGTGCACTGCGGTTCGGGGCCCGTCCCGGGCAAGCACACCGGACCCGAGCCGATCGCCCGGCTGCTGGCCCGTCACCCCGGGCTGCCGCTGATCGTCGCGCACATGGGAATGCCGGAGTACGCGGACTTCCTCGACCTCGCCGACCGGTACTCCGAAGTCCGCCTCGACACCACCATGGCCTTCACCGACTTCTCGGAGCAGTTCAGCGGCTTCCCGCCGCAGGACCGGGGCAGGCTCGCCGATCTGGGCGACCGGATCCTGCTGGGCACCGACTTCCCGAACATCCCCTACCCCTACGAGCACCAGCTCGAGGCCCTGGAACGCCTCGGCCTCGGCGACGACTGGCTGCGCGCCGTCTGCCACGACAACGCGGCCCGGCTCTTCCACCTGGGCTGA
- a CDS encoding glycosyltransferase, with the protein MPTDTSPGALPVRAPLAPVPGEPVLDVVIPVYNEETDLGPCVRRLHEHLTRTFPYPFRITIADNASTDRTPEVAAALAASVAGVRSTRLEQKGRGRALRTVWGESDAPVLAYMDVDLSTDLNALLPLVAPLISGHSDLAIGTRLARSSRVVRGAKREFISRAYNLLLRSSLSARFSDAQCGFKAIRREVATRLLPLVEDSGWFFDTELLVLAERAGLRIHEVPVDWVDDPDSTVHIARTAAEDLKGVWRVGRALAVGALPLDRLARPFGDDPRDRTALPGVPRGLARQLLGFCAVGALSTLLYLLLYSAARTAAGPQLANAAALLLSAVANTAANRRLTFGVRGRARAVRHQAQGLVVFAIGLALTSGSLAALGAASTEPGHGTELAVLVTANLAATVLRFLLFRAWVFPERRATPAKDHS; encoded by the coding sequence ATGCCTACCGACACCTCTCCCGGAGCGCTCCCGGTACGGGCGCCCCTCGCTCCCGTGCCGGGTGAGCCCGTCCTCGACGTGGTGATCCCGGTCTACAACGAGGAGACGGACCTCGGCCCCTGCGTGCGCAGGCTGCACGAGCACCTCACGCGGACCTTCCCGTACCCCTTCCGCATCACCATCGCCGACAACGCGAGCACCGACCGCACCCCCGAGGTCGCGGCCGCCCTCGCCGCCTCCGTGGCCGGGGTGCGCAGCACCCGGCTGGAGCAGAAGGGCCGCGGCCGGGCCCTGCGCACCGTGTGGGGGGAGTCGGACGCGCCCGTCCTGGCATACATGGACGTGGACCTCTCCACCGACCTCAACGCCCTGCTGCCGCTGGTGGCCCCGCTGATCTCCGGCCACTCCGACCTCGCCATCGGCACCCGGCTGGCCCGCTCCTCGCGGGTGGTCAGAGGAGCGAAGCGGGAGTTCATCTCCCGCGCCTACAACCTGCTGCTGCGCTCCTCGCTCTCCGCCCGCTTCAGCGACGCCCAGTGCGGCTTCAAGGCGATCCGCCGCGAGGTCGCGACCCGGCTGCTGCCGCTGGTGGAGGACTCCGGCTGGTTCTTCGACACCGAGCTGCTGGTCCTCGCCGAGCGGGCCGGCCTGCGGATCCACGAGGTCCCGGTGGACTGGGTCGACGACCCCGATTCCACCGTGCACATCGCCCGCACCGCCGCCGAGGACCTCAAGGGCGTCTGGCGGGTGGGCAGGGCGCTGGCCGTCGGCGCGCTCCCGCTGGACCGGCTCGCCCGCCCCTTCGGGGACGACCCGCGCGACCGCACCGCACTGCCCGGGGTCCCGCGCGGGCTGGCCCGCCAGCTCCTGGGCTTCTGCGCGGTCGGCGCCCTGTCCACCCTCCTCTACCTGCTCCTCTACTCCGCGGCCCGGACCGCCGCCGGCCCCCAGCTCGCCAACGCCGCCGCACTGCTGCTCTCCGCCGTCGCCAACACCGCCGCCAACCGCCGGCTCACCTTCGGCGTCCGGGGCCGGGCCCGCGCCGTGCGCCACCAGGCCCAGGGGCTCGTGGTGTTCGCCATCGGACTGGCCCTGACCAGCGGATCGCTCGCCGCCCTCGGAGCCGCCAGCACCGAGCCGGGGCACGGCACCGAGCTGGCGGTCCTGGTCACGGCCAACCTCGCCGCCACCGTGCTGCGGTTCCTGCTCTTCCGCGCCTGGGTCTTCCCCGAACGGCGCGCCACTCCCGCGAAGGACCACTCCTGA
- a CDS encoding ArnT family glycosyltransferase, with protein sequence MTTAALPLHPPSPAAPSTGSARAHAARPGWERPAYFGLLLVTAALLLWDLGASGYANSFYSAAVQAGGESWKAFFFGSSDAGNSITVDKPPAALWPMMLSVRLFGLGAWQILVPQALMGVGTTAVLHAAVRRQFGPAAALISGAAFALTPVAALMFRFNNPDALLTLLMTVTVYCVLRALDGAHTKWLVWAGVAVGFAFLTKTLQAFVILPPLALLYAVCAPTRLRRRLGQLLLSTLAMVVAGGWWVAIVELWPASSRPYIGGSQNNSFLELTLGYNGLGRINGEETGSVGGGARTAAAEGMTGGPGGGGGGGGMGWGETGIDRLFSSNIGGQIGWLLPAALILLVAGLVVTWRARRATDTLEGMARAAFLAWGGALLITAVVFSFMQGIFHEYYTVALAPYIAALVGMGVAVLWEERGSRAASLTLSGTLALTSYWAFVLLGRSAEYVPWLRWSVLAVGLGTALLLPFTARLGRRTALGVAAVGLGVALAGPLAYCLTTVTTSHTGSIVTAGPAVAGGRGGPGGGMRGFETPGGGALPGGGAAPQGTPPGAAAQGGQAPGGQAPGGRAPGGNRSTDGGRGTRTGGGPGGGMGGGMGGLLGGTRTSAEATAALRADADRYTWAAAAIGSQNAASYQLASQEPVMALGGFNGSDPSPTLEQFKAYVSAGKIHYFIGQSGTGADGAAAGGETGGAGTGTAVRGGGGPGGGVSSSIETWVKANFKASTIGGATFYDLTAPTSQTS encoded by the coding sequence ATGACCACGGCAGCCCTACCGCTCCACCCGCCCTCCCCGGCCGCCCCGTCGACCGGCTCCGCCCGGGCGCACGCCGCACGGCCCGGCTGGGAACGCCCGGCCTACTTCGGGCTGCTCCTCGTCACCGCCGCCCTGCTGCTGTGGGACCTGGGTGCCTCCGGCTACGCCAACTCCTTCTACTCCGCCGCGGTCCAGGCGGGCGGCGAGAGCTGGAAGGCCTTCTTCTTCGGCTCCTCCGACGCCGGGAACTCCATCACCGTGGACAAGCCCCCGGCCGCGCTGTGGCCGATGATGCTGTCCGTCCGGCTCTTCGGGCTCGGTGCCTGGCAGATCCTCGTCCCGCAGGCCCTCATGGGCGTCGGCACGACCGCCGTCCTCCACGCGGCCGTACGCCGCCAGTTCGGCCCGGCGGCGGCCCTCATCAGCGGAGCCGCCTTCGCGCTCACGCCCGTGGCCGCGCTGATGTTCCGCTTCAACAACCCCGACGCGCTGCTGACGCTGCTCATGACCGTCACCGTCTACTGCGTGCTCCGGGCCCTGGACGGAGCCCACACCAAGTGGCTCGTCTGGGCCGGGGTCGCGGTCGGCTTCGCCTTCCTGACCAAGACCCTGCAGGCCTTCGTCATCCTGCCGCCCCTCGCGCTCCTCTACGCGGTCTGCGCGCCGACCCGGCTGCGCAGGCGCCTGGGACAGCTGCTGCTCTCCACCCTCGCCATGGTGGTGGCCGGCGGCTGGTGGGTGGCGATCGTCGAACTGTGGCCCGCCTCCTCCCGCCCGTACATCGGGGGCTCGCAGAACAACTCCTTCCTGGAACTGACCCTCGGCTACAACGGCCTCGGCCGGATCAACGGCGAAGAGACCGGAAGCGTCGGCGGCGGAGCCCGCACGGCGGCCGCCGAGGGCATGACCGGCGGCCCCGGCGGCGGTGGCGGCGGTGGCGGAATGGGCTGGGGGGAGACCGGCATCGACCGGCTGTTCTCCTCCAACATCGGCGGCCAGATCGGCTGGCTGCTGCCCGCCGCGCTGATCCTGCTCGTCGCGGGCCTCGTGGTCACCTGGCGGGCCCGCCGGGCCACCGACACCCTGGAGGGCATGGCCCGCGCGGCCTTCCTGGCCTGGGGCGGGGCGCTGCTGATCACCGCGGTGGTGTTCAGCTTCATGCAGGGCATCTTCCACGAGTACTACACCGTCGCCCTGGCCCCGTACATCGCGGCCCTGGTCGGCATGGGCGTCGCGGTCCTGTGGGAGGAGCGGGGCAGCCGGGCCGCCTCCCTCACGCTCTCGGGGACCCTCGCACTCACGTCGTACTGGGCCTTCGTGCTGCTCGGTCGCTCCGCGGAGTACGTGCCGTGGTTGCGCTGGTCGGTCCTCGCTGTCGGACTCGGCACGGCCCTGCTGCTGCCGTTCACCGCGCGGCTGGGCCGCCGCACCGCACTCGGCGTGGCGGCAGTCGGCCTGGGCGTGGCCTTGGCCGGACCCCTCGCGTACTGCCTGACCACGGTGACCACTTCGCACACGGGCTCGATCGTCACGGCGGGCCCCGCGGTCGCGGGCGGCCGCGGCGGCCCCGGCGGCGGGATGCGCGGCTTCGAGACGCCGGGCGGCGGCGCGCTGCCCGGCGGCGGAGCCGCACCACAGGGCACGCCCCCGGGCGCCGCCGCGCAGGGCGGCCAGGCCCCCGGCGGCCAGGCTCCGGGCGGCCGGGCCCCCGGCGGCAACCGCTCCACCGACGGCGGCCGGGGCACCAGGACCGGCGGCGGACCGGGCGGAGGCATGGGCGGCGGCATGGGCGGCCTGCTCGGCGGGACGCGGACCAGCGCCGAGGCCACGGCCGCGCTGCGCGCCGACGCGGACCGGTACACCTGGGCGGCGGCCGCCATCGGCTCGCAGAACGCCGCGAGTTACCAGCTCGCTTCGCAGGAGCCGGTGATGGCCCTCGGCGGCTTCAACGGCAGCGACCCCTCTCCGACCCTGGAGCAGTTCAAGGCGTACGTGAGCGCCGGGAAGATCCACTACTTCATCGGCCAGAGCGGCACGGGAGCCGACGGCGCCGCGGCGGGCGGCGAGACCGGCGGCGCCGGGACCGGCACCGCGGTCCGCGGCGGGGGCGGCCCCGGCGGGGGCGTGAGCAGCTCCATCGAGACCTGGGTGAAGGCCAACTTCAAGGCCTCCACCATCGGCGGAGCCACCTTCTACGACCTCACCGCGCCGACGTCGCAGACGTCCTGA
- a CDS encoding response regulator transcription factor — protein MTATTTSHASTSTGNHTALVRPDGSPCRVLVVDDEAALSELLSMALRYEGCEVRSAGDGAGAVRAARAFRPDVVLLDIMLPDMDGLAVLGRLRRELPQVPVLFLTAKDSVEDRIAGLTAGGDDYVTKPFSLEEVVARLRGLVRRSGAAQAARGGSVLQVGDLQLDEDSHEVTRGGQDVHLTATEFELLRYLMRNPRRVLSKAQILDRVWSYDFGGQANVVELYISYLRRKLEGGTGLPPMIHTRRGAGYLIKPAD, from the coding sequence ATGACTGCGACGACCACATCCCACGCGTCCACGTCCACCGGCAACCACACGGCCCTCGTCCGGCCCGACGGCAGCCCCTGCCGGGTCCTCGTCGTGGACGACGAGGCCGCCCTGTCCGAGCTGCTCTCCATGGCCCTGCGCTACGAGGGCTGCGAGGTCCGCAGCGCGGGCGACGGCGCGGGCGCGGTGCGCGCGGCACGGGCGTTCCGGCCCGATGTCGTCCTGCTCGACATCATGCTCCCCGACATGGACGGGCTGGCCGTCCTGGGCCGCCTGCGGCGGGAGCTCCCGCAGGTCCCGGTGCTGTTCCTGACCGCGAAGGACTCGGTGGAGGACCGCATCGCGGGTCTGACGGCGGGCGGCGACGACTACGTCACCAAGCCGTTCAGCCTGGAGGAGGTCGTCGCCCGGCTGCGCGGCCTGGTCCGGCGCTCGGGAGCGGCGCAGGCCGCGCGCGGCGGGTCGGTGCTGCAGGTCGGCGACCTGCAGCTCGACGAGGACAGCCACGAGGTGACCCGGGGCGGTCAGGACGTCCACCTGACCGCGACCGAGTTCGAGCTGCTGCGCTACCTGATGCGCAACCCGCGCCGGGTGCTGAGCAAGGCGCAGATCCTGGACCGCGTGTGGTCGTACGACTTCGGCGGCCAGGCCAACGTCGTCGAGCTGTACATCTCCTACCTGCGGCGCAAGCTGGAGGGCGGAACCGGCCTCCCGCCGATGATCCACACCCGTCGCGGCGCCGGCTACCTGATCAAGCCGGCCGACTAG
- a CDS encoding MDR family MFS transporter, with protein MATTTPTGVRGGGRPETTSDSAPMTHPQIMKALSGLMLGMFVAILSSTIVSNALPQIIGDLGGTQSSYTWVVTAALLSMTAATPLWGKLSDLFSKKLLVQISLVIYVLGSMVAGMSQNTGMLIACRVVQGIGVGGLSALAQIVMAAMISPRERGRYSGYLGAVFAVATVGGPLLGGVITDTSWLGWRWCFYVGIPFAVIALIVLQRTLHLPVVRRDVKVDWLGAFLISGAVSALLIWVTQAGTSYDWMSWQTAAMTGGALALGLLFVLVESRASDPIIPLRLFRNKTISLASAASLFVGIAMFSGTVFFSQFFQLARGESPTMSGILTIPMIGGLFVSSTVSGQVITNTGKWKAWLVSGGVLLTAGLGLLGTLRYDTPYWHIAIFMALTGLGLGMMMQNLVLASQNQVAPEDLGAASSVVTFFRSLGGAMGVSALGAVMANRVTHYVQDGLAALGPKAAAMGHGGTGGGAIPDLATLPEPFRTVVESAYGHGVGDVFLYAAPTALLALVLVVFIKEVALRSKPAAHEPAAASAE; from the coding sequence ATGGCTACGACCACACCCACCGGTGTGCGGGGAGGCGGCCGGCCGGAGACCACGTCCGACAGCGCGCCCATGACCCACCCGCAGATCATGAAGGCGCTCTCCGGGCTGATGCTCGGCATGTTCGTGGCGATCCTGTCGTCCACGATCGTCTCCAACGCCCTGCCCCAGATCATCGGCGACCTCGGCGGCACCCAGTCCTCCTACACCTGGGTGGTCACGGCCGCCCTGCTCTCGATGACGGCGGCGACCCCGCTGTGGGGCAAGCTGTCCGACCTCTTCAGCAAGAAGCTGCTCGTCCAGATATCCCTGGTGATCTACGTCCTCGGCTCGATGGTCGCGGGCATGTCCCAGAACACCGGCATGCTCATCGCCTGCCGCGTGGTCCAGGGCATCGGCGTCGGCGGGCTCTCCGCCCTCGCCCAGATCGTGATGGCCGCGATGATCTCCCCGCGCGAGCGCGGCCGGTACAGCGGCTACCTCGGCGCGGTCTTCGCCGTCGCCACCGTCGGCGGTCCGCTGCTCGGCGGGGTCATCACCGACACGAGCTGGCTCGGCTGGCGCTGGTGCTTCTACGTCGGCATCCCCTTCGCCGTCATCGCCCTGATCGTGCTCCAGCGGACCCTGCACCTGCCCGTCGTCCGGCGCGACGTCAAGGTCGACTGGCTCGGCGCCTTCCTGATCAGCGGCGCCGTCTCGGCCCTGCTGATCTGGGTGACGCAGGCCGGCACCTCGTACGACTGGATGTCCTGGCAGACCGCGGCGATGACCGGCGGCGCGCTCGCGCTCGGCCTGCTCTTCGTCCTCGTCGAGTCCAGGGCGAGCGACCCGATCATTCCCCTGCGGCTCTTCCGCAACAAGACCATCAGCCTCGCCTCGGCCGCCTCGCTCTTCGTCGGCATCGCGATGTTCTCGGGCACCGTGTTTTTCAGCCAGTTCTTCCAGTTGGCCCGCGGTGAGTCCCCCACGATGTCCGGAATCCTCACGATTCCCATGATCGGCGGGCTCTTCGTCTCCTCCACCGTTTCCGGTCAGGTGATCACCAACACCGGCAAGTGGAAGGCCTGGCTCGTCTCCGGCGGTGTGCTCCTGACGGCCGGACTCGGCCTGCTGGGCACCCTGCGGTACGACACCCCGTACTGGCACATCGCGATCTTCATGGCGCTGACCGGCCTCGGCCTCGGCATGATGATGCAGAACCTGGTCCTCGCCTCCCAGAACCAGGTGGCCCCCGAGGACCTCGGCGCCGCCAGCTCGGTCGTCACCTTCTTCCGCTCGCTCGGCGGCGCGATGGGCGTCTCCGCACTCGGCGCGGTCATGGCCAACCGGGTCACCCACTACGTCCAGGACGGCCTTGCCGCGCTCGGCCCGAAGGCGGCGGCCATGGGCCACGGCGGAACCGGCGGGGGCGCGATCCCCGACCTCGCCACGCTGCCCGAGCCGTTCCGCACGGTCGTCGAGTCCGCGTACGGGCACGGAGTCGGTGACGTCTTCCTCTACGCCGCCCCCACCGCGCTGTTGGCGCTGGTGCTGGTGGTGTTCATCAAGGAGGTCGCCCTGAGGTCGAAGCCGGCGGCCCACGAGCCGGCCGCCGCGTCGGCGGAGTAG